The Chrysemys picta bellii isolate R12L10 chromosome 5, ASM1138683v2, whole genome shotgun sequence genome includes a window with the following:
- the GAB1 gene encoding GRB2-associated-binding protein 1 isoform X14 yields MRHFSISYDIPPTPGGTYQIPRTFPEGTSKLETIPDIPPPRPPKPHHTSDRSPVETCSITRTASDTDSSYCIPTAGLPPSRSNTISTVDLNIFRKDISSQDCYDIPRSFPNDRASSLEGFKNRSMFTVGSVSSEELDENYVPMNPNSPPRQHSSSFTEPIQETNYVPMTPGTFDFSLFGMQVPPPAHMGFRSSPKTPPRRPVPVAECEPPPVDRNLKPDRKGQSPKILRPKPHGLERTDSQTIGDFATRRKAKPAPLEIKPLPEWEELQAPVRSPITRSFARDSSRFPMSPRPDSVHSTTSSSDSHDSEENYVPMNPNQSTEDSILFGSNSLDGGSSPRIKPKGDKQVEYLDLDLDSGKSTPPRKKKSSGSGSSVADERVDYVVVDQQKTLALKSTREAWTDGRQSTESETPTKSVK; encoded by the exons ATGAGGCATTTCTCCATTAGTTATGACATTCCCCCAACACCAGGAGGTACTTATCAGATTCCACGAACTTTTCCAGAAGGAACTTCGAAGCTAGAGACTATTCCAGATATTCCTCCACCTCGGCCACCAAAACCACATCACACTTCGGATCGATCTCCCGTGGAAACCTGTAGCATTACTCGTACTGCCTCAGACACTGATAGTAGTTATTGCATCCCTACAGCAGGATTGCCACCATCACGCAGTAATACCATTTCCACTGTAGATTTGAATATATTTCGTAAAG ATATTAGTTCTCAAGACTGCTATGATATTCCACGATCATTTCCAAATGACAGAGCTAGCTCACTGGAAGGCTTT AAAAACAGAAGCATGTTCACAGTGGGAAGTGTTTCAAGTGAAGAACTGGATGAAAACTATGTCCCAATGAATCCTAACTCTCCACCACGGCAGCATTCCAGCAGCTTTACTGAACCCATCCAAGAGACAAACTATGTACCTATGACACCAGGCACATTTGATTTTTCGTTATTTGGAATGCAAGTCCCTCCACCCGCCCACATGGGTTTCAGGTCCAGTCCAAAGACCCCTCCCAGAAGGCCAGTACCTGTTGCAGAATGTGAACCACCACCAGTGGATCGGAACCTCAAACCTGACAGAAAAG GTCAAAGTCCTAAAATTTTAAGACCTAAACCACATGGTTTAGAGCGAACTGATTCACAAACCATAGGTGACTTTGCTACAAGAAGAAAGG cAAAACCAGCTCCACTAGAAATAAAACCTCTGCCAGAATGGGAAGAATTGCAAGCCCCAGTTAGATCTCCTATCACCCGAAGTTTTGCACGAGA CTCCTCCAGGTTTCCTATGTCTCCCAGACCGGATTCAGTTCATAGCACAACTTCCAGCAGTGACTCACACGACAGTGAAGAGAATTATGTACCCATGAATCCAAATCAGTCCACTGAAGACTCA ATTTTGTTCGGCAGCAACAGTCTTGATGGAGGAAGTAGCCCTAGGATAAAACCCAAAGGAGATAAACAAGTCGAATACTTAGATCTGGATCTAGATTCTGGGAAATCTACTCCACCTCgtaag AAAAAAAGCAGTGGTTCAGGGAGCAGTGTGGCAGATGAAAGAGTGGATTATGTTGTGGTTGACCAACAGAAAACACTAGCACTGAAGAGCACGCGAGAAGCATGGACTGATGGGAGGCAGTCTACAGAATCTGAAACCCCAACTAAAAGTGTAAAATGA